One stretch of Patescibacteria group bacterium DNA includes these proteins:
- a CDS encoding phage major capsid protein has translation MNKEKETIQTQVKEITMDDLKGIIKDGVNEILPDFKSEVLKEIKTGVRDKKEDTTEEKMVKAAKFIQDVCLGNVDEKAVDSSNASFGHTVPTELADFILTKRDKISKMRKLSFVFKLSGEFKLPLEGTGVIAYWVDENEEITESNPTISKKNLYDYYLATRVLIPRKLLNTSAFNIINFIGELCSRKMRDVEEQSFVAGDGAGKPTGLRSAGFSEIAQEKVKFSYDDLVNLFYELPEQYRQNAVFMTSSEGMKLLRKLKDLNDLPIFDVRDQTVFNRPVYESVDIPSNLGAGGDETEIMLFDPWYYWIKDGEQMFVDTDKIISKLQTELVVAEAIDGVYTLPDAGKKLTGVVDASV, from the coding sequence ATGAACAAAGAAAAAGAAACGATTCAAACTCAGGTTAAAGAAATAACTATGGATGACTTGAAAGGAATCATTAAAGATGGAGTTAACGAAATCTTGCCTGATTTCAAAAGTGAGGTATTAAAAGAAATTAAAACAGGAGTTAGGGATAAGAAAGAAGATACTACTGAGGAGAAAATGGTTAAAGCAGCTAAATTTATCCAAGATGTATGTCTGGGCAATGTTGACGAGAAAGCAGTTGACTCAAGCAATGCTTCATTCGGGCATACCGTTCCAACTGAATTGGCTGATTTTATTTTGACCAAGAGGGACAAGATATCAAAGATGAGAAAGTTGTCATTTGTCTTTAAGTTAAGCGGAGAGTTTAAACTTCCTTTAGAAGGTACTGGTGTAATTGCTTATTGGGTGGATGAGAATGAGGAAATAACTGAAAGTAACCCGACAATCTCAAAGAAGAACTTGTATGATTATTATCTTGCAACTAGAGTGTTGATTCCGAGAAAGCTGTTGAACACTTCAGCCTTTAATATTATTAATTTTATTGGAGAGCTTTGCTCAAGAAAGATGAGAGATGTTGAAGAGCAGTCGTTTGTTGCTGGAGATGGTGCTGGAAAACCAACAGGATTAAGAAGTGCTGGATTTAGTGAAATTGCTCAGGAAAAAGTAAAGTTTAGTTATGACGATTTAGTTAATCTCTTTTATGAACTACCCGAGCAGTACAGGCAGAATGCGGTGTTTATGACATCTTCAGAGGGTATGAAGTTGTTAAGAAAGCTTAAAGATCTGAATGACTTGCCGATATTTGACGTTAGAGATCAAACGGTATTCAATCGTCCAGTATATGAAAGTGTTGATATTCCGTCCAATCTTGGAGCGGGAGGAGATGAGACAGAAATTATGTTGTTTGACCCATGGTATTACTGGATTAAGGATGGAGAGCAGATGTTTGTGGATACTGATAAAATTATCAGCAAGTTACAGACTGAATTGGTTGTAGCCGAGGCTATTGATGGAGTTTATACTTTGCCAGATGCAGGGAAGAAGTTGACTGGGGTTGTTGATGCAAGTGTTTAG
- a CDS encoding HK97 family phage prohead protease, which produces MKNKEKNKKHDEITRVRVKARFKIIEKKESKKESENAGIIEAYVSIFNNIDLDGDIIKRGAFADSLKVKYPKGVWMHDWSIPIAKTLKAEEDDEGLLIRAQFNLETQRGKEAYSDIKFGIIDEFSIGFKILDYEWDENDNRIIKKVKLYEWSPVLAGANPKTRLLYIKSLEKVNYIDVDYEKKRAKIYFSNGKAERVELSNKYIKHLKSLVNQKGTKVDVLADNKKIFRIRQAVKQADKACEFILRITK; this is translated from the coding sequence ATGAAGAATAAAGAAAAAAATAAAAAACATGATGAAATAACCAGAGTCAGAGTTAAGGCTAGATTTAAAATTATTGAAAAAAAGGAAAGCAAGAAAGAAAGCGAGAATGCTGGAATTATTGAGGCCTATGTATCCATATTCAATAATATTGATTTGGATGGAGATATTATAAAACGTGGGGCATTTGCAGACAGTTTAAAGGTTAAATATCCCAAGGGAGTGTGGATGCATGATTGGAGTATTCCAATAGCCAAGACTTTAAAAGCTGAAGAGGATGATGAGGGTTTATTGATCAGGGCACAGTTTAATTTGGAAACCCAGAGAGGCAAAGAGGCATACAGTGATATTAAGTTTGGAATAATTGATGAGTTCAGTATTGGCTTTAAGATTTTAGATTATGAATGGGATGAGAATGATAACAGAATTATTAAAAAAGTAAAACTTTATGAGTGGTCGCCAGTACTAGCAGGGGCTAATCCGAAGACAAGACTATTGTATATAAAGAGTTTGGAAAAAGTGAATTACATTGATGTTGATTACGAAAAAAAAAGAGCAAAGATTTATTTTAGTAACGGTAAGGCAGAGAGGGTTGAATTAAGTAATAAGTATATTAAACATTTAAAGTCCCTGGTAAATCAAAAAGGGACAAAGGTCGACGTCCTTGCGGATAATAAAAAAATATTCCGTATCAGGCAAGCAGTAAAGCAAGCAGATAAGGCTTGCGAATTTATACTTCGAATAACGAAGTAA